The following proteins come from a genomic window of Miscanthus floridulus cultivar M001 chromosome 2, ASM1932011v1, whole genome shotgun sequence:
- the LOC136532829 gene encoding transcription factor Y1-like: MGRAPCCEKVGLKRGRWTAEEDQILANYIAEHGEGSWRSLPKNAGLLRCGKSCRLRWINYLRADVKRGNISKEEEDIIIKLHATLGNRWSLISSHLPGRTDNEIKNYWNSHLSRQIHTYRRKYTAGPDTTVTIDMSKLQSADKRRGGRTPGRSPKSATNTTTTSSTKTNKSKQPGPEPEPESGDAKGASSSPGTAATSSPRHSDGARSAVVDPDPNNQPNSSSGSTAEGPCSEDATGPWELDPIELGDLWEAESEIDALMSIDAPLEGFDAVGGEAQVDDLFDMDMDWDGFAAHLWGGPEQNDHSAVLQQAAEPQAAAPDEHELEAFETWLLSDSF; encoded by the exons ATGGGGAGGGCGCCGTGCTGCGAGAAGGTGGGGCTCAAGCGGGGGAGGTGGACTGCGGAGGAGGACCAGATACTCGCCAACTACATTGCAGAGCACGGCGAGGGATCCTGGAGGTCGCTGCCCAAGAATGCAG GGCTGCTCCGGTGCGGCAAGAGCTGCCGGCTGCGGTGGATCAACTACCTTCGGGCGGACGTCAAGAGGGGGAACATCTCCAAGGAGGAAGAGGACATCATCATCAAGCTCCACGCCACCCTCGGCAACAG GTGGTCCCTGATCTCCAGCCACCTCCCCGGCCGAACAGACAACGAGATCAAGAACTACTGGAACTCGCACCTCAGCCGGCAGATCCACACGTACCGCCGGAAATACACCGCCGGGCCGGACACCACCGTCACCATCGACATGAGCAAGCTGCAAAGCGCCGACAAGCGGCGCGGCGGCAGGACCCCGGGCCGGTCGCCGAAGAGcgccaccaacaccaccaccaccagcagcaccAAGACCAACAAGAGCAAGCAACCGGGCCCTGAGCCTGAACCGGAGTCTGGCGACGCGAAAGGCGCGTCGTCTAGCCCGGGCACCGCGGCGACGTCGAGCCCGCGGCACAGCGACGGGGCGCGAAGCGCCGTGGTGGATCCGGATCCGAACAACCAGCCCaacagcagcagcggcagcacgGCAGAGGGGCCCTGCAGCGAGGACGCGACTGGGCCGTGGGAGCTGGACCCGATAGAGCTCGGGGACCTCTGGGAGGCCGAGAGTGAGATAGACGCCCTGATGTCTATAGACGCACCTCTGGAAGGATTTGACGCGGTCGGCGGTGAGGCCCAGGTGGACGACCTGTTCGACATGGACATGGACTGGGATGGCTTCGCGGCCCATCTATGGGGCGGGCCGGAGCAGAACGACCACAGCGCGGTGCTGCAGCAGGCCGCCGAGCCGCAGGCTGCTGCTCCGGACGAACACGAGCTGGAGGCGTTCGAGACTTGGCTCCTGTCCGACTCGTTCTGA